One Gemmatimonas sp. UBA7669 genomic window carries:
- the recG gene encoding ATP-dependent DNA helicase RecG — MSWRESSEAEERRRRVGVRPAPRLALDTPVTYLKGVGPARATHLARLGITVAGDLLRHIPHRYEDASTVTPIVQAAVGSDVTVLGKVIAKGVLPTRKGLRVFQAVVQDSTGMLELAWPGQPFLDRTINQGDWLLCSGPVRFYHGKRLQPREFVNLGPQEEGTAGGRVLAVYPSTEGLSVRLLRGLIEQHLDALLPLVEEPLSDAVLREADVPALPDALRMVHRPESLAEAARGRARLAFEELLCVQLLQRRANQIAREARGGRAFVNRRELTSQLRAALPYTLTHAQVRAIREIVHDMESPRRMHRLLQGDVGAGKTVVAVFSALLAMENGSQVALMAPTELLAEQHARSVGALLAPLGITPVLLTGRLGARERRAALSRLAEAGPVLAIGTHALVQDAVHFADLGLVIIDEQHRFGVEQRAQLSAKGEAPDVLLMSATPIPRSLALTLYGDLDVSVLDERPPGRQPVTTVLRSEAARAKVFEFANTQLDEGRQVYVVYPLIETSEKIDLKAATVMYEQLVAGPFSARRVALLHGKLPADERDLIMRRFRDGDVDVLVATTVIEVGIDVGNATVMIIEHPERFGLSQLHQLRGRVGRGAAQSFCVLLGDVGAEAAERLGMFASTEDGFEIARADLRLRGMGDLFGAKQHGLPAFKVADLLRDEVLNDTARRMADQILRNDPLLAHAAHAGLRQLLTVGYARALDLFRVG; from the coding sequence GTGAGCTGGCGCGAGAGCTCGGAGGCAGAAGAGCGGCGCCGTCGTGTCGGCGTCCGCCCGGCCCCGCGTCTCGCGCTCGATACGCCGGTCACCTATCTCAAGGGCGTGGGGCCGGCGCGCGCCACGCATCTGGCTCGGCTTGGCATCACGGTGGCCGGCGATTTGCTGCGCCACATTCCACATCGCTACGAAGACGCCAGTACGGTCACGCCCATTGTGCAGGCGGCGGTGGGCAGCGATGTCACCGTGCTGGGCAAGGTCATTGCCAAAGGCGTGCTGCCCACGCGCAAGGGGCTGCGGGTGTTTCAGGCTGTCGTGCAGGACAGCACCGGCATGCTCGAACTGGCCTGGCCCGGTCAGCCCTTCCTCGATCGCACCATCAACCAGGGCGATTGGCTGCTGTGCAGCGGCCCGGTGCGCTTCTACCACGGCAAACGCCTGCAGCCGCGCGAGTTCGTCAATCTGGGACCGCAGGAGGAAGGCACGGCCGGCGGGCGCGTGCTGGCGGTATATCCCAGCACCGAAGGACTCTCGGTGCGTCTCCTGCGCGGGCTCATTGAGCAGCATCTCGACGCCCTGCTGCCCTTGGTCGAGGAGCCGCTGTCGGACGCCGTGCTGCGCGAGGCCGACGTGCCGGCGCTCCCTGATGCGCTGCGCATGGTGCACCGGCCAGAGTCGCTGGCTGAAGCGGCGCGCGGCCGCGCGCGTCTGGCGTTCGAGGAGCTGCTTTGTGTGCAACTGCTGCAGCGCCGCGCCAATCAGATTGCGCGCGAGGCCCGCGGCGGCCGAGCCTTCGTCAACCGCCGCGAACTCACCAGTCAATTGCGTGCGGCCTTGCCGTACACGCTCACGCATGCGCAGGTGCGCGCCATTCGCGAGATCGTGCACGACATGGAGAGTCCGCGGCGTATGCACCGCCTGCTGCAGGGCGATGTGGGCGCGGGCAAAACCGTCGTCGCGGTGTTCTCCGCCCTGCTGGCCATGGAGAACGGCTCCCAGGTGGCGCTCATGGCGCCCACTGAACTGCTGGCGGAGCAGCACGCCCGCAGCGTCGGCGCCCTGCTCGCGCCGCTCGGTATCACGCCGGTCCTGCTGACGGGCCGTCTGGGCGCGCGCGAACGACGCGCCGCCCTCTCACGTCTGGCGGAAGCGGGCCCGGTTCTGGCCATCGGCACACACGCCCTCGTGCAGGACGCGGTGCACTTTGCCGACCTCGGGCTCGTCATCATCGATGAGCAACACCGCTTTGGTGTGGAGCAACGCGCACAACTGAGCGCCAAGGGTGAGGCGCCCGACGTGCTGCTCATGAGTGCCACGCCCATTCCGCGGTCGCTGGCCCTCACACTCTACGGCGATCTCGATGTGAGCGTGCTCGACGAACGGCCGCCCGGTCGGCAGCCCGTGACCACCGTGCTGCGCAGCGAAGCCGCGCGCGCCAAGGTGTTCGAGTTTGCCAATACCCAGCTCGATGAGGGGCGGCAGGTGTATGTCGTCTATCCGCTCATTGAAACGAGCGAGAAGATCGACCTCAAAGCGGCCACGGTCATGTATGAGCAATTGGTGGCCGGTCCCTTCAGTGCGCGACGCGTGGCGCTGCTGCATGGCAAGTTGCCGGCCGACGAGCGTGACCTCATCATGCGTCGCTTTCGTGACGGCGACGTCGATGTGCTGGTAGCCACCACCGTCATCGAGGTGGGCATTGATGTCGGCAACGCCACCGTCATGATCATCGAACATCCCGAGCGCTTCGGCCTCTCGCAACTGCACCAGTTGCGCGGACGCGTGGGGCGCGGGGCGGCGCAGAGTTTCTGTGTGCTGCTTGGCGACGTGGGGGCCGAGGCGGCTGAGCGGCTTGGCATGTTTGCCTCTACGGAGGATGGCTTCGAGATCGCGCGCGCCGATCTGCGCCTTCGCGGCATGGGCGATCTGTTTGGCGCGAAGCAGCATGGCTTGCCGGCCTTCAAGGTGGCCGATCTGCTGCGAGACGAGGTCTTGAATGACACGGCCCGCCGGAT
- the ftsY gene encoding signal recognition particle-docking protein FtsY codes for MSRLFRSKDDVPKRSLWQRFKDVVRTDLGVLFKGVDEGSLEALETLLIESDFGVPTSLALVAEVERRHKRGEVKTEAQFREALAEGVESALRAGNADPALHMAASGPTVLLVIGVNGAGKTTFIGKLSAQLQREGKRVLLGAADTFRAGAIDQLRVWAERAKVDFVGGAAGSDPASVAFDAVDAGITRGVDVIIVDTAGRLHTSDDLMTELRKIHRVIKKRLPDAPHEVLLVLDGTIGQNALSQARTFSAAVPVTGVVVTKLDGTAKGGIVVAVHEALNVPIKFVGLGEQVGDLAPFDAGDYARELVEA; via the coding sequence ATGTCCCGACTGTTTCGTTCCAAGGATGACGTCCCCAAGCGCTCGCTGTGGCAGCGCTTCAAGGACGTGGTGCGCACCGATCTCGGTGTGCTGTTCAAGGGTGTCGACGAGGGCTCACTCGAGGCCCTCGAAACGCTGCTCATCGAGAGTGACTTCGGCGTGCCCACGTCGCTCGCGCTGGTGGCCGAGGTGGAGCGTCGGCACAAGCGCGGCGAAGTGAAAACCGAAGCCCAGTTCCGCGAGGCGCTGGCCGAAGGCGTGGAGTCCGCGTTGCGTGCCGGCAACGCCGATCCGGCGCTGCACATGGCGGCCAGCGGCCCCACCGTGCTGCTCGTGATCGGCGTCAATGGCGCGGGCAAGACCACCTTCATCGGCAAGCTGTCGGCACAATTGCAGCGCGAGGGCAAGCGTGTGCTGCTCGGCGCCGCCGACACCTTCCGTGCAGGCGCTATCGACCAGCTGCGGGTGTGGGCCGAGCGCGCAAAGGTGGACTTTGTGGGTGGAGCCGCCGGCTCCGATCCGGCGTCGGTGGCCTTCGATGCCGTCGACGCGGGCATCACGCGCGGGGTCGATGTGATCATCGTGGACACCGCCGGTCGTTTGCATACCAGTGACGACCTGATGACGGAGCTGCGCAAGATTCACCGCGTGATCAAGAAGCGACTTCCCGACGCGCCGCACGAAGTGCTGCTGGTGCTCGATGGCACCATCGGGCAGAACGCGCTCTCGCAGGCCCGCACCTTCTCGGCGGCCGTGCCCGTGACGGGCGTGGTGGTCACCAAGCTCGATGGCACCGCCAAGGGCGGCATTGTGGTGGCCGTGCACGAGGCGCTCAACGTGCCCATCAAGTTCGTGGGACTCGGCGAGCAGGTGGGCGATCTCGCGCCCTTCGACGCGGGCGACTACGCGCGGGAACTGGTCGAGGCCTGA